Below is a window of Nitrospirota bacterium DNA.
ACTTCCCATTTCCTATCTCCCACTTATCATGGTTGAAATGTCTTCTTAAAATTCGTAATTGCCTCGGTAATCTTTGCTTTAAGCTCATCATCTATCGTTTTCTTTTCCATTAGTTCTTTCTTTATATCCTGCTTTTCTGTCTTTATATACCTGAGGAATCCGTCTTCGAAATCTCTTATTAACTCAACAGGTAGGTCATCGAGGTAGCCCTGTGTCCCTGCAAAAATGAGTATTATCTGTTCATCTACTGGCATGGGCACATATTGATCTTGCTTCAGAAGTTCAATCATTCTTCTGCCTCTCTCGAGTTGGGCAAGAGTTGCCTTATCAAGGTCAGAGGCAAACTGGGCAAATGCAGCGAGTTCTCTGTACTGTGCAAGGTCGAGTCTGAGCATTCCAGCAATCTGTTTCATAGCCTTTATCTGTGCTGCGCCTCCAACACGGCTAACAGAAAGACCAACATTAATAGCTGGCCTAACACCACCATAAAATAGTTCTGTCTCAAGGAATATCTGACCATCTGTAATTGAAATAACATTTGTCGGTATATAACCCGAGATGTCTCCAGCCTGGGTCTCGATCACTGGAAGGGCTGTAAGTGAGCCACCACCGTATTCATCAGAGAGTTTTGCTGCCCTCTCAAGAAGTCTCGAATGCAGGTAGAATACATCACCGGGATAGGCCTCACGGGCTGGTGGACGCCTGAGAAGCAAAGAGAGCTGCCTGTATGCATGAGCCTGTTTCGAAAGATCATCATAACAGATAAGGGCATGCATACCTTTGTCCCGGAAATACTCACTCATTGCACACCCTACATAGGGAGCTATATACTGCATTGGGGCAGGGTCACTAGCTGTTGCAGCAACAACTATTGTATGATCCATAGCACCGTATTGTTCAAGAATATTCACTGTTCGCACAACAACAGGTCTCCTCTGCCCGACTAATACATAGATACAGATAACATCTCCGCCTTTTTGATTTATAATCGTATCGATAAGGATAGCAGACTTTCCTGTCTGACGGTCACCTATGATAAGTTCTCTCTGTCCCCTTCCAATAGGAATCATAGAGTCTATAGCCTTTATACCTGTCTGTAGGGGCTCCTTAACAGGTTGCCTTCTTACAATACCAGGTGCCACAACATCTACAGGTCTGGTCTCTGTAGCATGTATGGGACCCTTCCCATCTATTGGGCGACCAACGGCATCCACTACCCTGCCTATCAATGCCTCACCAACAGTGGTCTCCATGATTCTTCCAGTACGTTTTACTATGTCACCTTCTTTAATAAGCTTATCCTCCCCAAAAAGCACTACACCAACTGAATCTTCCTCGAGGTTAAGAACCATCCCGACGACATCATTCGGAAATTCCAGTAGCTCAGAAGCCATCGCATTATCCAGCCCATATATCCTCGCAACACCATCACCGACGTATGTGACAACTCCAATCTCACTGACATCAACCCTTTTCTCAAAATCTGTTATCTGTTTTCTTAA
It encodes the following:
- the atpA gene encoding F0F1 ATP synthase subunit alpha, with the translated sequence MDIKVEEISELLRKQITDFEKRVDVSEIGVVTYVGDGVARIYGLDNAMASELLEFPNDVVGMVLNLEEDSVGVVLFGEDKLIKEGDIVKRTGRIMETTVGEALIGRVVDAVGRPIDGKGPIHATETRPVDVVAPGIVRRQPVKEPLQTGIKAIDSMIPIGRGQRELIIGDRQTGKSAILIDTIINQKGGDVICIYVLVGQRRPVVVRTVNILEQYGAMDHTIVVAATASDPAPMQYIAPYVGCAMSEYFRDKGMHALICYDDLSKQAHAYRQLSLLLRRPPAREAYPGDVFYLHSRLLERAAKLSDEYGGGSLTALPVIETQAGDISGYIPTNVISITDGQIFLETELFYGGVRPAINVGLSVSRVGGAAQIKAMKQIAGMLRLDLAQYRELAAFAQFASDLDKATLAQLERGRRMIELLKQDQYVPMPVDEQIILIFAGTQGYLDDLPVELIRDFEDGFLRYIKTEKQDIKKELMEKKTIDDELKAKITEAITNFKKTFQP